In Pseudomonas sp. GCEP-101, one DNA window encodes the following:
- a CDS encoding ArnT family glycosyltransferase, which yields MLAALVLFLLGVQGDAFVGFDSRFVLFAREMLRHGPGWFPTTYGVPYPDYPATSTFLTYLLSLPLGRVTEFTAWLPTALAAAICTGVVYRLVAPFSRSWALISVAMLLLTATFVSETRAVSLDLMVAAVGLLAFYVAFHAARHSLAGLLLRLLPLLLAGFALRGPLGLVVPAGMVCSQLLLDRRWKPLFAFSASALALLIACVFLLIGLARAAGGETFVQDVLRMQVIGRLDGSAGSSDALYYFRSSLGNYALAFPLALPALALLWQRRREPAFRLVAGCALAALVVMAGLSVPQAKKARYIIALAPLAAVVAGYPFMVAGSRLAQVLRGVLRVLWLALPALLLAGLWLAWKRYPQELAALGWRLPACIVALAGLLAFGALRWRRPAALALGAALALWASYILVFEPVEHRLYDSQAFSAELLRHLDAQPAPLALYGMAPDARAIKLMVNLDRDLQPLFLDRPEQLAAQRGPFYLVIQARDAQRLAAVLPMASPLFEGRFDNDTYRLLRLPGAGTTP from the coding sequence ATGCTGGCGGCGCTGGTGCTGTTCCTGCTCGGCGTGCAGGGCGATGCCTTCGTCGGCTTCGACTCGCGTTTTGTGCTGTTCGCCCGCGAAATGCTGCGCCACGGGCCGGGCTGGTTCCCCACCACTTACGGCGTGCCCTATCCGGACTACCCGGCGACCTCGACCTTCCTGACCTACCTGCTGTCCCTGCCGCTGGGGCGTGTTACAGAATTTACCGCCTGGCTGCCCACCGCCCTGGCGGCGGCGATCTGCACGGGCGTGGTGTATCGCCTGGTGGCGCCGTTCTCCCGCTCCTGGGCGCTGATCAGCGTGGCCATGCTGCTGCTGACCGCCACCTTCGTCAGCGAAACGCGGGCGGTGTCCCTCGATCTGATGGTCGCGGCCGTCGGGCTGCTCGCCTTCTACGTCGCTTTCCATGCCGCGCGCCATTCCCTGGCGGGCCTGCTGCTGCGCCTGTTGCCGCTGCTGCTGGCCGGTTTCGCCCTGCGCGGGCCGCTCGGGCTGGTGGTGCCGGCGGGCATGGTGTGCAGCCAGCTGCTACTGGATCGGCGCTGGAAGCCGCTGTTCGCCTTCTCGGCCAGTGCGCTGGCGCTGCTGATCGCCTGTGTATTCCTGCTGATCGGCCTGGCGCGCGCCGCCGGTGGCGAGACATTCGTCCAGGACGTCCTGCGGATGCAGGTGATCGGTCGACTGGACGGCTCCGCCGGCTCCAGTGATGCGCTGTATTACTTCCGCAGCTCCCTGGGCAACTACGCGCTGGCCTTCCCGCTGGCGTTGCCGGCACTGGCGCTGCTCTGGCAGCGGCGCCGCGAGCCGGCGTTCCGCCTGGTGGCGGGCTGTGCCCTGGCCGCCTTGGTGGTGATGGCGGGGCTGTCGGTGCCGCAGGCCAAGAAGGCCCGCTACATCATCGCCCTGGCGCCCCTGGCGGCCGTGGTCGCGGGGTATCCGTTCATGGTCGCCGGCAGCCGACTGGCACAGGTCCTGCGCGGTGTGTTGCGGGTGCTCTGGCTGGCCTTGCCGGCACTGCTGCTGGCCGGCTTGTGGCTGGCCTGGAAACGTTATCCGCAGGAGCTCGCCGCGCTGGGCTGGCGCCTGCCGGCCTGCATCGTCGCGCTCGCCGGGCTGCTCGCATTCGGCGCGCTGCGTTGGCGGCGGCCGGCGGCGCTGGCCCTGGGGGCCGCGCTGGCGCTGTGGGCAAGCTACATCCTGGTGTTCGAACCGGTGGAACACCGCCTGTATGACAGCCAGGCATTTTCTGCCGAGCTGCTTCGCCACCTCGATGCGCAGCCCGCGCCCCTGGCGCTGTACGGCATGGCGCCGGACGCGCGGGCGATCAAGCTGATGGTCAACCTCGACCGCGACCTGCAGCCGCTGTTCCTCGACCGCCCGGAGCAGCTCGCAGCGCAACGCGGGCCGTTCTACCTGGTGATCCAGGCGCGCGATGCGCAGCGCCTCGCCGCCGTCCTGCCCATGGCCTCGCCGCTGTTCGAAGGCCGTTTCGACAACGACACCTACCGCCTGCTGCGGCTCCCGGGAGCGGGCACCACGCCGTGA
- a CDS encoding calcineurin, producing MKALTSLLACCLLLGGCGDADTQDVVERDQAFFRQHPLPPLELVSGGGSFVLPLLPDTQFYAENNHRKRHLFRSEQRFPNLPYQPALAFFAQTFWLAKHAEVLQVPLVVHLGDVVENAGVASQWQTASGAMRTLEERGVPYSIATGERDVHEEASSDDRRSFLDRFADHFGPERAAWQSTYVGSDPKGLSQVHLFQRYGQSFLLLALDWNPSEATLAWAQGVIDEHPHVPVILASHSILQRNAEGVAELSHDDNGSGARLWERLIRRNDQIFLTLNAHADGAVHTRMLNDQGHSVDMVMVDYQHQYLGGNGLLQLLELDLRRNSLAGLSLSPWVLWKRQVYPQAYKPCESPQAMGDCDQLMPEDSPGWDHRFRIELNYQARFSSFQGYSAQLPVQGSPASLLDQLQAQLGKR from the coding sequence ATGAAAGCACTGACTTCCCTGCTCGCCTGCTGCCTGCTCCTCGGCGGTTGCGGCGATGCCGACACCCAGGACGTGGTCGAGCGCGACCAGGCGTTCTTCCGCCAGCACCCGCTGCCGCCGCTGGAGCTCGTTTCCGGCGGCGGCAGTTTCGTCCTGCCGCTGTTGCCCGATACCCAGTTCTACGCGGAGAACAATCACCGCAAACGCCACCTGTTCCGCAGCGAACAGCGCTTCCCCAACCTGCCGTACCAGCCGGCGCTGGCGTTCTTCGCCCAGACCTTCTGGCTGGCCAAACACGCCGAGGTGCTGCAGGTCCCGCTGGTGGTGCACCTGGGCGACGTGGTGGAAAACGCCGGTGTCGCCAGTCAGTGGCAGACCGCCAGCGGCGCCATGCGCACCCTGGAAGAGCGCGGCGTGCCGTACAGCATCGCCACCGGCGAGCGCGACGTGCACGAGGAAGCCAGTTCGGATGACCGGCGGTCCTTCCTCGACCGTTTCGCCGATCACTTCGGTCCGGAGCGCGCCGCCTGGCAGAGCACCTACGTCGGCAGCGACCCCAAGGGACTGAGCCAGGTGCACCTGTTCCAGCGCTACGGCCAGTCCTTCCTGTTGCTGGCGCTGGACTGGAACCCGTCCGAGGCGACCCTGGCGTGGGCGCAGGGCGTGATCGACGAGCATCCCCACGTGCCGGTGATCCTCGCTTCCCACAGCATCCTGCAGCGCAATGCGGAGGGCGTGGCGGAGCTTTCCCACGACGATAATGGCAGTGGCGCGCGGTTGTGGGAGCGCCTGATTCGCCGCAACGACCAGATATTCCTCACCCTCAACGCCCATGCCGACGGCGCCGTGCACACGCGGATGCTCAACGACCAGGGGCACAGCGTGGACATGGTGATGGTCGACTACCAGCACCAGTACCTGGGCGGCAACGGCCTGTTGCAGCTACTGGAGCTGGACCTGCGGCGCAACAGCCTGGCCGGCTTGTCGCTGTCGCCCTGGGTGCTGTGGAAGCGTCAGGTCTACCCGCAGGCCTACAAGCCCTGCGAGTCGCCGCAGGCGATGGGGGATTGCGACCAGTTGATGCCGGAGGACTCACCCGGCTGGGACCACCGTTTCCGGATCGAGCTGAATTACCAGGCGCGCTTCAGCAGCTTCCAGGGCTACAGCGCCCAGTTGCCCGTGCAGGGCTCGCCGGCGTCGCTGCTGGACCAGCTGCAGGCGCAGCTCGGCAAGCGCTGA
- the parE gene encoding DNA topoisomerase IV subunit B, with product MAQQNAYNADAIEVLSGLDPVRKRPGMYTDTTRPNHLAQEVIDNSVDEALAGHAKSVQVILHEDNSLEVIDDGRGMPVDIHPEEGVPGVELILTKLHAGGKFSNKNYQFSGGLHGVGISVVNALSTTVEVRVKRDGNEYRMTFADGFKSSDLEVIGTVGKRNTGTSVHFWPDAKYFDSHKFSVSRLKHVLKAKAVLCPGLLVTFEDKSSGERIEWHYEDGLRSYLVDSVSENIRLPDEPFCGALAGNKEAVDWALLWLPEGGESLQESYVNLIPTAQGGTHVNGLRQGLLDAMREFCEFRNLLPRGVKLAPEDVWERIAFVLSMKMQEPQFSGQTKERLSSREAAAFVSGVVKDAFSLWLNAHPELGLQLAELAISNAGRRLKAGKKVERKKITQGPALPGKLADCAGQDPMRAELFLVEGDSAGGSAKQARDKEFQAIMPLRGKILNTWEVDGGEVLASQEVHDIAVAIGVDPGAADLTQLRYGKICILADADSDGLHIATLLCALFVRHFRPLVEAGHVYVAMPPLFRIDLGKEVFYALDEAERDGILDRLAAEKRRGKPQVTRFKGLGEMNPPQLRETTMDPNTRRLVQLTLEDADGTVEIMDMLLAKKRAGDRKSWLETKGNLADIA from the coding sequence ATGGCCCAGCAGAACGCCTATAACGCAGACGCCATCGAGGTTCTCTCCGGCCTCGATCCGGTGCGCAAGCGCCCGGGCATGTACACCGACACCACCCGCCCCAACCACCTGGCCCAGGAAGTCATCGACAACAGCGTCGACGAAGCCCTCGCCGGCCACGCCAAGAGCGTGCAGGTGATCCTCCACGAGGACAACTCGCTGGAAGTGATCGACGACGGCCGCGGCATGCCGGTGGACATCCACCCCGAAGAGGGCGTGCCCGGCGTCGAACTGATCCTCACCAAGCTGCACGCCGGCGGCAAGTTCTCCAACAAGAACTACCAGTTCTCCGGCGGCCTGCACGGCGTCGGCATCTCGGTGGTGAACGCGCTGTCGACCACGGTCGAGGTGCGGGTCAAGCGCGACGGCAACGAATACCGCATGACCTTCGCCGACGGCTTCAAGTCCAGCGACCTGGAAGTGATCGGCACCGTCGGCAAGCGCAACACCGGCACCAGCGTGCACTTCTGGCCGGACGCCAAGTACTTCGACTCGCACAAGTTCTCCGTCAGCCGCCTCAAGCACGTGCTCAAGGCCAAGGCCGTGCTGTGCCCCGGCCTGCTGGTGACCTTCGAGGACAAGTCCAGCGGCGAGCGCATCGAATGGCACTACGAGGACGGCCTGCGTTCCTACCTGGTCGACTCCGTCTCCGAGAATATCCGCCTGCCCGACGAGCCGTTCTGCGGCGCGCTGGCCGGCAACAAGGAAGCGGTGGACTGGGCCCTGCTGTGGCTGCCCGAGGGCGGCGAATCGCTGCAGGAAAGCTACGTCAACCTGATTCCCACTGCCCAGGGCGGCACCCACGTCAACGGCCTGCGCCAGGGCCTGCTGGATGCGATGCGCGAGTTCTGCGAATTCCGCAACCTGCTGCCGCGCGGCGTGAAGCTGGCGCCGGAAGACGTCTGGGAGCGCATCGCCTTCGTCCTCTCGATGAAGATGCAGGAGCCGCAGTTCTCCGGCCAGACCAAGGAACGCCTGTCCTCCCGCGAGGCCGCCGCGTTCGTCTCCGGCGTGGTCAAGGACGCCTTCAGCCTGTGGCTCAACGCGCACCCCGAACTGGGCCTGCAACTGGCCGAGCTGGCCATCAGCAACGCCGGCCGCCGCCTCAAGGCGGGCAAGAAGGTCGAGCGCAAGAAGATCACCCAGGGTCCGGCGCTGCCCGGCAAGCTGGCCGACTGCGCGGGGCAGGACCCGATGCGCGCCGAACTGTTCCTGGTGGAGGGCGACTCCGCCGGTGGCTCGGCCAAGCAGGCGCGGGACAAGGAATTCCAGGCGATCATGCCGCTGCGCGGGAAGATCCTGAACACCTGGGAAGTGGACGGCGGCGAAGTGCTCGCCAGCCAGGAAGTCCATGACATCGCCGTGGCCATCGGCGTCGACCCAGGCGCGGCCGACCTGACCCAGCTGCGCTACGGCAAGATCTGCATCCTCGCCGACGCCGACTCCGACGGCCTGCACATCGCCACGCTGCTGTGCGCGCTGTTCGTCCGCCACTTCCGCCCCCTGGTGGAAGCGGGCCACGTCTACGTCGCCATGCCGCCGCTGTTCCGTATCGATCTGGGCAAGGAAGTCTTCTACGCCCTGGACGAGGCCGAGCGCGACGGCATCCTCGACCGCCTGGCCGCCGAGAAGCGCCGGGGCAAACCGCAGGTCACCCGATTCAAGGGCCTGGGCGAGATGAACCCGCCGCAGCTGCGCGAAACCACCATGGACCCGAATACCCGCCGCCTGGTCCAGCTGACCCTGGAAGACGCCGACGGCACCGTGGAAATCATGGACATGCTGCTGGCCAAGAAGCGCGCAGGCGACCGCAAGTCCTGGCTGGAAACCAAGGGCAACCTGGCGGACATCGCCTGA
- a CDS encoding YqiA/YcfP family alpha/beta fold hydrolase — protein sequence MTAFLYIHGFNSSPGSQKARQFTAALQRLGLADQLRLPALHHHPRKAMAQLESAVAELGQPLLIGSSLGGYYATYLAERHGLKAVLINPAVAPHRLFDGQLGAQTNYYSGETWELTLDHVAALAELEVPPPTDGSRYQVWLQTADETLDYRAAERYYRAAALRIESGGDHGFQRFVSHVPALLAFAGVPSSQWRDIDFSEFEAITSSTD from the coding sequence ATGACCGCATTCCTCTATATCCACGGATTCAACAGCTCGCCCGGCTCGCAGAAGGCCCGCCAGTTCACGGCGGCCCTGCAGCGCCTGGGCCTGGCCGACCAACTGCGCCTGCCCGCATTGCACCATCACCCGCGCAAGGCCATGGCGCAGCTGGAATCCGCTGTTGCCGAACTGGGCCAGCCGCTGCTGATTGGCAGCTCCCTAGGCGGCTACTACGCGACCTACCTGGCCGAGCGTCATGGCCTGAAGGCCGTGCTGATCAACCCGGCCGTGGCGCCGCACCGGCTGTTCGACGGCCAGCTCGGCGCGCAGACCAACTATTACAGCGGCGAGACCTGGGAGTTGACCCTGGACCACGTTGCCGCGCTGGCGGAACTGGAAGTGCCGCCGCCCACCGACGGCTCGCGCTACCAGGTGTGGCTGCAGACCGCCGACGAAACCCTCGACTACCGCGCCGCCGAGCGCTACTACCGGGCCGCGGCGCTGCGCATCGAGTCCGGTGGCGACCACGGCTTCCAGCGCTTCGTCAGCCATGTGCCGGCGCTGCTGGCCTTTGCCGGCGTGCCGTCCAGCCAATGGCGCGACATCGACTTCTCCGAATTTGAAGCCATCACCTCTTCGACTGATTAA
- the parC gene encoding DNA topoisomerase IV subunit A — MSETLDLSLEGVERRSLADFTEQAYLNYSMYVIMDRALPHIGDGLKPVQRRIVYAMSELGLDADAKHKKSARTVGDVLGKYHPHGDSACYEAMVLMAQPFSYRYPLVDGQGNWGAPDDPKSFAAMRYTEARLSRYAETLLSELGQGTADWVPNFDGTLDEPAVLPARLPNLLLNGTTGIAVGMATDIPPHNLREVAAACIRLLDEPQATVADLIEHVPGPDFPTEAEIITPRADLQKIYETGRGSVRMRAVYRVEDGDIVVTALPHQVSGAKVLEQIAGQMQAKKLPMVADLRDESDHENPTRIVIIPRSNRVDAEELMTHLFATTDLESSYRVNMNVIGLDGKPQVKDLRQVLSEWLTYRTDTVRRRLQFRLDKVEKRLHLLEGLLVAFLNLDEVIHIIRTEDQPKPVLMQRFELSELQADYILDTRLRQLARLEEMKIRGEQDELAKERAKLLAILGSNAKLRKLVRDELLADAETYGDDRRSPIVERAEARALSETELMPTEPVTVVLSEKGWVRCAKGHDIDATGLSYKAGDGFKASAPGRSNQYAVFIDSTGRSYSLAAHSLPSARGQGEPLTGRLTPPPGASFDRVLLPEDNALYVLASDAGYGFVAKGEDMQAKNKAGKALLSLPSGAQVMAPRPVNDLEQDWIAAVTTEGRLLLFKVSDLPQLAKGKGNKIISVPGDRVASREEYLTDLAVLPTGATLVLQAGKRTLSLKGDDLEHYKGERGRRGNKLPRGFQRVDALLVESLSQD; from the coding sequence ATGAGCGAAACCCTCGATCTGAGTCTGGAGGGCGTGGAGCGCCGGTCACTGGCCGACTTCACCGAACAGGCTTACCTGAACTATTCCATGTACGTGATCATGGACCGCGCCCTGCCGCACATCGGCGACGGCCTCAAGCCCGTACAGCGGCGCATCGTCTACGCCATGAGCGAACTGGGCCTGGACGCCGACGCCAAGCACAAGAAGTCGGCGCGGACCGTCGGTGACGTGCTGGGTAAATACCACCCCCACGGCGACTCGGCGTGCTACGAAGCCATGGTGCTGATGGCCCAGCCGTTCTCCTACCGCTACCCGCTGGTGGACGGCCAGGGCAACTGGGGTGCGCCGGACGATCCCAAGTCCTTCGCCGCCATGCGTTACACCGAGGCGCGCCTGTCGCGCTATGCCGAGACCCTGCTCTCCGAGTTGGGCCAGGGCACCGCGGACTGGGTGCCGAACTTCGACGGCACCCTCGACGAGCCGGCTGTGCTGCCGGCGCGCCTGCCCAACCTGCTGCTCAATGGCACCACCGGCATCGCCGTGGGCATGGCCACCGACATTCCGCCGCACAACCTGCGCGAAGTGGCCGCCGCGTGCATCCGCCTGCTGGACGAGCCGCAGGCCACCGTCGCCGACCTGATCGAGCACGTGCCGGGCCCGGATTTCCCCACCGAGGCGGAAATCATCACCCCGCGCGCCGACCTGCAGAAGATCTACGAAACCGGCCGTGGCTCGGTGCGCATGCGCGCCGTGTACCGCGTCGAGGACGGCGACATCGTGGTCACCGCGCTGCCGCACCAGGTCTCCGGGGCCAAGGTGCTGGAGCAGATCGCCGGACAGATGCAGGCCAAGAAGCTGCCGATGGTGGCCGACCTGCGTGACGAGTCCGACCACGAGAACCCGACCCGCATCGTCATCATCCCGCGCTCCAACCGCGTGGATGCCGAAGAGCTGATGACTCACCTGTTCGCCACCACCGACCTGGAAAGCTCGTACCGGGTGAACATGAACGTCATCGGCCTGGACGGCAAACCCCAGGTCAAGGACCTGCGCCAGGTGCTCAGCGAATGGCTGACCTACCGCACCGACACCGTGCGCCGTCGCCTGCAGTTCCGCCTGGACAAGGTCGAGAAGCGCCTGCACCTGTTGGAAGGCCTGTTGGTGGCCTTCCTCAACCTCGACGAAGTCATCCACATCATCCGTACCGAGGACCAGCCCAAGCCGGTCCTGATGCAGCGCTTCGAGCTTTCCGAGCTTCAGGCCGACTACATCCTCGACACCCGCCTGCGCCAATTGGCGCGCCTGGAAGAGATGAAGATCCGCGGCGAGCAGGACGAGCTGGCCAAGGAGCGCGCCAAGCTGCTGGCGATCCTGGGTTCCAACGCCAAGCTGCGCAAGCTGGTGCGCGACGAGCTGCTGGCCGACGCCGAGACCTACGGCGACGACCGCCGCTCGCCCATCGTCGAGCGCGCCGAGGCCCGTGCCCTGTCGGAAACCGAGCTGATGCCGACCGAGCCGGTGACCGTGGTGCTGTCCGAGAAGGGCTGGGTGCGCTGCGCCAAGGGCCACGATATCGACGCCACCGGCCTGTCGTACAAGGCCGGCGACGGCTTCAAGGCGTCCGCGCCGGGCCGTTCGAACCAGTACGCGGTATTCATCGACTCCACCGGGCGCAGCTACTCGCTGGCCGCCCACAGCCTGCCGTCCGCCCGTGGCCAGGGCGAGCCGCTCACCGGCCGCCTGACGCCGCCGCCGGGCGCCAGCTTCGACCGCGTGCTGCTGCCGGAGGATAATGCCCTGTATGTGCTGGCCTCCGACGCCGGCTACGGCTTCGTCGCCAAGGGCGAGGACATGCAGGCCAAGAACAAGGCCGGCAAGGCGCTGCTCAGCCTGCCCAGCGGTGCGCAGGTGATGGCACCGCGTCCGGTAAATGATTTGGAACAGGATTGGATTGCCGCAGTCACTACCGAGGGCCGACTGCTGTTGTTCAAGGTGTCCGACCTGCCGCAACTGGCCAAGGGCAAGGGCAACAAGATCATCAGCGTGCCGGGCGACCGCGTGGCGAGCCGCGAGGAGTACCTCACCGACCTCGCCGTTCTCCCGACGGGCGCGACCCTGGTACTGCAGGCGGGCAAGCGGACGCTCTCGCTCAAGGGTGACGACCTGGAGCACTACAAAGGCGAAAGGGGCCGTCGGGGCAATAAACTGCCGCGCGGATTCCAGCGGGTGGATGCCTTGCTGGTAGAATCGCTGTCTCAGGATTGA
- a CDS encoding PqiC family protein, producing MSALRALAFLSLVSLLGLAGCTVNRPTQLYQLDAGAVPVPTRDNGVAVLLGPVSLADYLKRETMVQRQADGILNLSTEARWAGSLETNVSQQLMRLLSGELDSTRLALFPEKPGFTPQVQVMLTISRLDSGPKEPAVLEARWRLLDPKGELRDSRVFREEEAHSGSVQDQVRAQGDLLRKLSVQLARDVRPVAAAVAEQQAAPPRKPAAVANTGQAAKPKEEGPKIPLVVPIRTDVEVYRF from the coding sequence ATGAGCGCATTGCGCGCCTTGGCCTTTCTTTCCCTCGTCAGCCTTCTCGGGCTGGCGGGTTGTACGGTGAATCGACCGACCCAGCTGTACCAGCTGGACGCCGGCGCGGTTCCCGTTCCGACCCGTGACAACGGTGTCGCCGTATTGCTCGGCCCGGTTTCCCTGGCCGATTATCTGAAGCGCGAGACCATGGTCCAGCGCCAGGCCGACGGTATCCTCAATCTGTCGACCGAAGCCCGCTGGGCCGGCAGCCTGGAGACCAACGTCAGCCAGCAGCTGATGCGCCTGCTCTCCGGCGAGCTGGACAGCACCCGGCTGGCGCTCTTCCCGGAGAAGCCCGGCTTTACGCCGCAGGTGCAGGTCATGCTGACCATCAGCCGCCTGGACTCCGGCCCCAAGGAGCCGGCGGTGCTGGAGGCGCGCTGGCGCCTGCTCGACCCGAAGGGTGAGTTGCGCGACAGCCGCGTGTTCCGTGAGGAAGAAGCGCATTCGGGCAGCGTGCAGGATCAGGTGCGCGCCCAGGGTGACCTGCTGCGCAAGCTGTCCGTGCAACTGGCCCGCGATGTGCGTCCGGTCGCTGCCGCCGTGGCGGAGCAGCAGGCGGCGCCGCCGCGCAAGCCGGCAGCGGTGGCCAACACCGGCCAGGCTGCCAAGCCTAAGGAAGAGGGGCCGAAGATTCCGCTGGTGGTGCCGATCCGCACCGATGTCGAGGTCTATCGCTTCTAA
- a CDS encoding retropepsin-like aspartic protease family protein: MNDAVPGRRIGKIMMFLAWGAGILLATRYFGAWETRQHNPNPQPQSTRGDGYVEVRLIGNRAGHYVVDGKIGGETVTFMLDTGATQVALPQRLADRLGLPRGLPVTLDTANGRSQGWRTRLPSLQLGDIRLTDVPALIAPGMEGDEVLLGMSALRQLDFTQQDGTLVLRQRSTP; encoded by the coding sequence ATGAACGACGCGGTGCCGGGCAGGCGGATCGGCAAGATCATGATGTTCCTCGCCTGGGGCGCGGGCATCCTGCTGGCCACCCGCTACTTTGGCGCCTGGGAAACCCGTCAGCACAACCCCAATCCGCAGCCGCAATCGACCCGCGGCGACGGTTACGTGGAAGTGCGACTGATCGGCAATCGCGCCGGCCACTACGTGGTGGACGGCAAGATCGGCGGCGAGACGGTGACCTTCATGCTCGACACCGGCGCCACCCAGGTGGCCCTGCCGCAGCGCCTGGCCGACCGCCTCGGCCTGCCGCGCGGCTTGCCGGTGACCCTGGACACCGCCAACGGCCGCAGCCAGGGCTGGCGCACGCGCCTGCCCAGTCTGCAGCTTGGCGACATCCGCCTGACCGATGTGCCGGCGCTGATCGCGCCGGGCATGGAAGGCGACGAGGTGCTGCTCGGCATGAGCGCACTCAGACAACTGGATTTCACCCAGCAGGACGGCACCCTGGTGCTGCGCCAGCGATCTACACCGTGA
- a CDS encoding esterase-like activity of phytase family protein produces the protein MRWLLACSGLIAGLALAAQAPEPAPKASAAVAPTTAPASLQFVTEHPVEGMPNGNLSGLALCGNEMWTVSDRDDDRIYRLLIDETPGKAWQATAEPFVVPGTPESGLSWGAKARVSVGGLLRGGAMDFEGITCDQAGNRYVVSEGYAAVLLLPAVGEPSWLPLPQNLLRQARANGLLMEFNALYEGIAISADGKQLWLAAERQRRGLLKVRNDNGTWKCEGNCVMLSEGGTALPPPELGAERALPIDFSDLALYKDKLFTLERLAHQICRRDVKTGAQELCWSFAAGALAPERRYDLPYGVAEALILDDAGAWIGLDNGEHARADGDARPYVLRFAAPAGGWLGGK, from the coding sequence ATGCGCTGGTTGCTGGCCTGCTCTGGCCTGATCGCGGGCCTGGCGCTTGCCGCCCAGGCGCCGGAGCCAGCGCCCAAGGCTTCTGCCGCGGTCGCGCCGACGACGGCGCCAGCCTCGCTGCAGTTCGTCACCGAGCACCCGGTGGAGGGCATGCCCAACGGCAACCTCTCGGGCCTCGCGCTGTGCGGCAACGAGATGTGGACGGTGTCCGACCGCGACGACGACCGCATCTATCGCCTGCTGATCGACGAGACGCCGGGCAAGGCCTGGCAGGCCACCGCCGAGCCCTTCGTCGTCCCCGGCACGCCGGAAAGCGGCCTGTCCTGGGGCGCCAAGGCGCGGGTCAGCGTCGGCGGCCTGCTGCGCGGCGGGGCGATGGACTTCGAAGGCATCACCTGCGACCAGGCGGGCAACCGCTATGTGGTCAGCGAAGGCTATGCCGCCGTCCTGCTGCTGCCCGCGGTCGGCGAGCCGAGCTGGCTGCCGCTGCCGCAGAACCTGCTGCGCCAGGCACGCGCCAATGGCCTGCTGATGGAGTTCAATGCGCTCTACGAAGGCATTGCCATCAGCGCCGACGGCAAGCAGCTCTGGCTGGCGGCCGAGCGTCAGCGCCGCGGGCTGCTCAAGGTGCGCAACGACAATGGCACCTGGAAGTGCGAGGGCAACTGCGTGATGCTCAGCGAAGGTGGCACCGCGCTGCCGCCGCCGGAGCTGGGCGCCGAGCGTGCGCTGCCGATCGATTTCTCCGACCTGGCGCTGTACAAGGACAAGCTGTTCACCCTGGAGCGCCTGGCGCACCAGATCTGTCGCCGCGACGTGAAGACCGGTGCGCAGGAGCTGTGCTGGTCCTTCGCCGCCGGGGCGCTGGCGCCCGAACGCCGCTACGACCTGCCCTATGGTGTGGCCGAAGCCCTGATCCTCGACGATGCGGGGGCCTGGATCGGTCTGGACAACGGCGAGCACGCCCGCGCCGACGGTGACGCGCGGCCTTACGTGCTGCGCTTCGCGGCGCCGGCCGGCGGTTGGCTGGGTGGCAAATGA
- a CDS encoding metal-dependent hydrolase gives MTTLITHPLPVLAVGLALGSGVIPPRLLLAGLLAACLPDLDVVAFKLGIAYHDAFGHRGFSHSLLFAACLGVLGAAGCRLLGGGPLKAGLWIGLATASHSVLDAMTDGGLGVAWFWPWSQQRYFLPWHPIEVSPIGLSRFFSPRGLEVVISEARWVWLPCLGVALAGIGVRRLLPRND, from the coding sequence ATGACCACCCTGATCACCCATCCCCTGCCCGTGCTGGCCGTGGGCCTTGCGCTCGGCTCAGGCGTGATCCCGCCGCGCCTGCTGCTGGCCGGCCTGCTAGCCGCGTGCCTGCCCGACCTCGACGTGGTCGCCTTCAAGCTCGGCATTGCCTATCACGACGCCTTCGGCCATCGCGGCTTCAGCCATTCGCTGCTGTTCGCGGCCTGCCTGGGCGTGCTCGGGGCTGCCGGTTGCCGGCTGCTGGGCGGCGGCCCGCTGAAGGCCGGCCTGTGGATCGGCCTGGCGACCGCCTCCCACAGCGTGCTGGACGCCATGACCGATGGCGGCCTGGGGGTCGCCTGGTTCTGGCCCTGGAGCCAGCAGCGCTACTTCCTGCCCTGGCACCCCATCGAGGTCTCGCCCATCGGCCTATCGCGCTTTTTCAGCCCGCGCGGCCTGGAGGTGGTGATCTCCGAGGCGCGCTGGGTCTGGCTGCCGTGCCTGGGGGTGGCCCTGGCGGGGATCGGCGTGCGCCGTCTGCTGCCGCGCAACGACTGA